The DNA sequence CAGTGTGAATTCCAGCGCTGAGACGGTGGCCGAGGTGGTGATAGTCGGTGCGGGACCGGCGGGGTCGGCGGCGGCCGCCTGGGCCGCGCGAGCGGGCCGCGACGTGCTGGTGGTCGATTCGGCTGCCTTCCCGCGGGACAAGCCGTGCGGCGACGGCCTGACCCCGCGAGCGGTCGAACAGCTGGAGTTACTGGGGCTCGGTGAGTGGCTGGACAGCCATATCCGGCACCGGGGTCTGCGAATGGCCGGCTTCGGCAGCGAGATCGAGGTGGACTGGCCCGGCCCCTCGTTCCCGTCGACCGGCAGCGCGGCGCCGCGTACTGAACTCGACGAGCGCATCCGCAAGGTCGCCGAGGAATCTGGTGCCCGAATGTTGTTGGGCGTCAAGGCCGTCGGTGCCCAACACGACGCGGCCGGACGAGTGCGCTCGGTGGTGTTGGCCGACGGCACGGAGGTCGCCTGTACCGCGCTGATCGTTGCCGACGGGGCTCGCTCCACGCTGGGCCGCGTGCTGGGTCGCCAGTGGCACCAGGAGACGGTGTACGGGGTGGCCGCTCGCGGTTATCTGGCCTCGCCGCGCAGCGACGAACCATGGCTGACATCGCATCTGGAGCTGCGATCACCCGAGGGTGAGGTTCTGCCGGGCTACGGCTGGATCTTCCCGCTGGGCAACGGCGAGGTGAACATCGGCGTCGGCGCGCTGGCCACCGTCAAACGGCCCGCCGACGTGGCGCTGCGGCCGTTGATGTCCTACTACGCTGACCTGCGCCGCGAAGAGTGGGGATTCGAGGGCCCGGTGCGTGCGCCGGCCAGCGCGCTGCTGCCGATGGGCGGCGCGGTCTCGGGTGTCGCCGGGCCTAACTGGATGCTGATCGGCGATGCCGCAGCCTGCGTCAACCCACTCAACGGCGAGGGCATCGACTACGGCCTGGAGACCGGGCGGCTGGCCGTCGAACTACTGGAGAATGCGGGCGGCACCGACCTTACCCAGGCGTGGCCGGAGTTGCTGGCCGCTCACTACGCGCGCGGGTTCTCGGTGGCACGGCGACTTGCGCTGCTGCTGACGTTCCCCCGGTTTCTGCCGGCCACTGGCCCGCTGGCGATGCGCTCGACGATGTTGATGCGGGTGGCGGTGCGGGTGATGGCCAACCTGGTCACCGACGAGGACGCGGACTTCGTGGCGCGGGCCTGGCGCGGAGGGGGGCGGATGTCCCGGTTGATCGACCGCCGCCGCCCGTTCGCCTAGCGCCGACGCCAAAGGTATATCAACGTCGTTGACATGCATCGGGCGCGTTGCTATACCGGAGTAATGAGCGAATCAATGGAGTTCCAGTTCGACGCCGTCTACCGCGGCGAATCTGACCGAATGGGAGCGGGCGTCAAACCACCGTGGAGCATCGGGGAACCCCAACCCGAGCTGGCCACACTGATCGAGCAGGGCAAATTCCACGGCGACATCCTTGACGTCGGCTGCGGCGAGGCCGCCATCTCGCTGCACCTGGCCAAACAAGGGCACACCACCGTGGGCCTTGACAGCTCGCCCACCGCTATTGACCTGGCCCGCGCCGAGGCCGCCAAACTCGGCCTGACCAACGCCTCCTTCGAAGTCGCCGATATCAGCAACTTCTCCGGCTATGACGGCCGCTTCGGCACCATCGTCGACAGCACGCTGTTCCACTCGATCCCGGTGGAGGCCCGCGAGGGCTACCAGCAGTCCATCGTGCGCGCAGCCGCGCCGGGGGCGTCGTATTTCGTGCTGGTCTTCGACAAGGCGGCCATTCCCGAGGGCCCGCCGTTCGCGGTGACCGCTGACGAACTGCGTGAAGTGGTGTCGAAGTACTGGGTGATCGACGAGATCAAGCCGGCGCGGCTGCATGCGGTGTTCCCCGACGAGTTTTCCGGGTTCGGCGGCGTTCCCCTGCGCGACGAGCCGGGCGGCCGCAAGTCGGCCGCGGGCTGGTTGCTCTCGGCGCACCTGGGCTGAAAAGGAGCCTCGCCATGAGTGACCCGAAGCCGCCGCGCTGGCTGAAACCGGTGAACAAGGTGATGATCGGCCTGCAGAAGCTGGGCATCCCGATGGGCCCGCCGATGGTGTTGACGGTGCCGGGCCGCAAGTCCGGTCAGCCGCGCAGCACCCCGATGACACCGTTCACCGTCGACGGGCAGCTCTACACGGTGGCGGGTTTCCCCAAGGCCGATTGGGCGCTCAATGCCCGGGCGGCCGGTTCAGGCCTGCTGCGCCACGGCCGCCACGAACGGCCGGTGCGCATCGTCGAGCTCTCGGCGGAGGCGGCCCGTCCGGTGTTGCGGGCGTTCCCGGTGCAGGTGCCCGTCGGCGCTCGCTTCCTCCGGCAGGCCGGCCTGGTGGACAAGGGCACCCCCGACGAGGTCGAGGCACTCGCCGGCCGCATCGCGGTGTTCCGGTTCGACCCGGCTTCCTAGGCCCTTGGCTCGCGCGGGGTTACCGCGGTTTGCGGGCCGAGTGCAGCGCGACGATGCCTCCGGTGAGATTGCGCCAGCTCACGTCCGACCAGCCCGACGCGCCGATCTGCTGGGCCAGCGCGGCCTGATCCGGCCAGGCGCGGATCGATTCGGCAAGGTAGACGTAGGCCTCCGGGTTCGATGACACCGCGCGTGCCACCGCCGGCAGCGCCCGCATCAGGTACTCCTTGTACGCGGTGGCGAACACCGGCACGGTCGGGGTGGAGAACTCACACACCACCAGCCGGCCGCCGGGCCGAGTCACCCGGGCCATCTCCCGTAGACCCGCGGTGTGGTCGACGACGTTGCGCAACCCGAAGCTGATCGTCACGGCGTCGAACACCTCATCGCTGAAAGGCAGCTTGGTGGCGTCCCCGGCGACCTTGGGCACGGGCCGGCCGGCAC is a window from the Mycobacterium sp. SVM_VP21 genome containing:
- a CDS encoding nitroreductase family deazaflavin-dependent oxidoreductase, with protein sequence MSDPKPPRWLKPVNKVMIGLQKLGIPMGPPMVLTVPGRKSGQPRSTPMTPFTVDGQLYTVAGFPKADWALNARAAGSGLLRHGRHERPVRIVELSAEAARPVLRAFPVQVPVGARFLRQAGLVDKGTPDEVEALAGRIAVFRFDPAS
- a CDS encoding class I SAM-dependent methyltransferase; the encoded protein is MSESMEFQFDAVYRGESDRMGAGVKPPWSIGEPQPELATLIEQGKFHGDILDVGCGEAAISLHLAKQGHTTVGLDSSPTAIDLARAEAAKLGLTNASFEVADISNFSGYDGRFGTIVDSTLFHSIPVEAREGYQQSIVRAAAPGASYFVLVFDKAAIPEGPPFAVTADELREVVSKYWVIDEIKPARLHAVFPDEFSGFGGVPLRDEPGGRKSAAGWLLSAHLG
- a CDS encoding demethylmenaquinone methyltransferase, with the translated sequence MSRASLDKDPHAVASMFDGVARRYDLTNTVLSLGRDRSWRKATRKALELQPGEKVLDLAAGTAVSTVELARSGAWCVAADFSVGMLAAGAGRPVPKVAGDATKLPFSDEVFDAVTISFGLRNVVDHTAGLREMARVTRPGGRLVVCEFSTPTVPVFATAYKEYLMRALPAVARAVSSNPEAYVYLAESIRAWPDQAALAQQIGASGWSDVSWRNLTGGIVALHSARKPR
- a CDS encoding geranylgeranyl reductase family protein encodes the protein MAEVVIVGAGPAGSAAAAWAARAGRDVLVVDSAAFPRDKPCGDGLTPRAVEQLELLGLGEWLDSHIRHRGLRMAGFGSEIEVDWPGPSFPSTGSAAPRTELDERIRKVAEESGARMLLGVKAVGAQHDAAGRVRSVVLADGTEVACTALIVADGARSTLGRVLGRQWHQETVYGVAARGYLASPRSDEPWLTSHLELRSPEGEVLPGYGWIFPLGNGEVNIGVGALATVKRPADVALRPLMSYYADLRREEWGFEGPVRAPASALLPMGGAVSGVAGPNWMLIGDAAACVNPLNGEGIDYGLETGRLAVELLENAGGTDLTQAWPELLAAHYARGFSVARRLALLLTFPRFLPATGPLAMRSTMLMRVAVRVMANLVTDEDADFVARAWRGGGRMSRLIDRRRPFA